One segment of Rosa chinensis cultivar Old Blush chromosome 6, RchiOBHm-V2, whole genome shotgun sequence DNA contains the following:
- the LOC121050061 gene encoding uncharacterized protein LOC121050061 — protein sequence MTTIFERREFNTGVYQRYENRMFRSKSCVDVLPIKFFRWKTYADHNPDIQDFDAEPATFLFSKVLKLRFSRERASGNAKTTMERLARYQRVIAGSPREANKLENKLGRYLTTTLGIHEDDQPFTIVKIMEMLRKAVPDKVIEVHMLEMTFRSTNWSFLWGFDEDGDDIYYRAKLVPAPKSFIESLEEVRLLDDDDNLELLGLECPICMQVFADTSITRLPCSHYYHRDCIVQWLQINHVCPTCRHPNAPMS from the coding sequence ATGACCACCATATTTGAGAGACGTGAATTTAACACCGGCGTTTATCAAAGGTATGAAAACAGAATGTTCCGAAGCAAATCCTGCGTGGACGTACTCCCGATCAAATTCTTCCGGTGGAAGACATATGCAGACCATAACCCAGATATCCAAGATTTTGACGCTGAACCAGCAACTTTCTTATTTTCAAAAGTTCTCAAGTTGCGGTTCTCGAGGGAGAGGGCAAGTGGAAATGCAAAGACAACGATGGAGAGACTTGCTAGGTATCAAAGGGTCATAGCTGGGTCTCCCAGGGAAGCAAACAAGTTAGAGAACAAGTTGGGTAGGTACCTTACCACAACTTTGGGAATTCACGAAGATGATCAACCGTTTACTATTGTAAAAATAATGGAAATGCTCCGAAAAGCCGTCCCCGATAAAGTTATTGAAGTACACATGCTGGAAATGACATTTAGAAGTACGAATTGGTCCTTTCTGTGGGGCTTCGACGAGGATGGGGACGATATATACTACAGGGCTAAGCTGGTTCCTGCTCCGAAATCATTCATCGAGTCTCTGGAGGAAGTGAGACtacttgatgatgatgataatctGGAATTGCTTGGATTGGAGTGTCCTATTTGTATGCAGGTGTTTGCAGATACCAGCATTACTCGGTTGCCATGCTCACACTATTACCATCGAGATTGCATTGTCCAGTGGCTCCAGATCAATCATGTCTGTCCCACTTGTCGACACCCTAATGCTCCGATGAGTTGA